One window of Microcoleus sp. FACHB-831 genomic DNA carries:
- a CDS encoding NAD-dependent succinate-semialdehyde dehydrogenase has protein sequence MAIATINPATGETIKTFNALTDAEVLLKLEKAQQAFVQYRQTPMEQRGEWLKKAADILEGDRDRFAKTMTLEMGKTVKSAIAEVEKCASVCRYYAENAAQFLADVPAQTDASHSFVRYAPLGVILAVMPWNFPFWQVFRFAAPALMAGNVGLLKHASNVPQCALAIEEIMQRAGFPDGVFQTLLVGADKVELIINDERVKAATLTGSEPAGMSLAAAAGKQIKKTVLELGGSDPYIVLESADLEAAVSTAVTARMINTGQSCIAAKRFIVVEAIADEFERRMVEKLQALKVGDPMNPETDLGPLATPSILKDLDKQVQESAAMGAKVLTGGKPLSDRAGNFYLPTILTDIPEGSPASHEEFFGPVALLFRVADIDEAIAMANNTSFGLGASAWTNVEEERDRLINEIEAGAVFINGMVKSDPRLPFGGIKRSGYGRELSIQGIHEFVNVKSVWVK, from the coding sequence ATGGCGATCGCTACAATTAACCCAGCAACTGGGGAAACTATCAAGACATTTAATGCGCTTACAGATGCGGAAGTTTTACTCAAGCTAGAAAAGGCACAACAGGCATTTGTGCAGTATCGCCAAACGCCAATGGAACAAAGGGGGGAATGGCTGAAAAAAGCAGCGGATATATTAGAGGGCGATCGCGATCGCTTCGCGAAAACAATGACCCTGGAAATGGGAAAGACTGTGAAAAGCGCGATCGCAGAAGTAGAAAAATGCGCTTCAGTTTGCCGCTACTACGCCGAAAACGCCGCCCAATTCCTCGCCGACGTACCAGCCCAAACCGATGCCAGTCATAGTTTTGTGAGATATGCGCCCCTCGGCGTAATACTTGCCGTAATGCCTTGGAATTTTCCCTTCTGGCAAGTCTTTCGCTTTGCAGCACCAGCATTAATGGCTGGCAATGTCGGATTGCTCAAACACGCCTCCAACGTGCCTCAGTGTGCTTTGGCAATTGAGGAAATTATGCAGCGGGCAGGTTTCCCAGATGGGGTATTTCAAACTTTGCTCGTAGGTGCAGATAAAGTTGAACTCATAATTAACGACGAGCGTGTTAAGGCCGCAACACTTACAGGAAGCGAACCCGCGGGGATGAGCCTCGCCGCCGCCGCAGGGAAACAAATTAAAAAAACAGTCTTGGAATTGGGGGGTAGCGACCCGTATATTGTCCTAGAGAGTGCGGATTTAGAAGCTGCTGTATCTACTGCGGTTACAGCCAGGATGATCAATACCGGTCAATCTTGCATTGCTGCGAAACGGTTTATCGTCGTTGAAGCCATAGCTGATGAATTTGAACGTCGCATGGTGGAAAAACTTCAGGCCTTGAAAGTAGGCGATCCTATGAATCCGGAAACAGACTTAGGGCCGCTGGCAACTCCATCAATTCTCAAAGACTTAGACAAACAAGTTCAAGAAAGCGCGGCGATGGGGGCAAAAGTTCTTACAGGGGGGAAGCCGTTATCGGATAGGGCTGGGAATTTTTATCTGCCAACAATTTTAACGGACATTCCAGAAGGCAGCCCTGCCAGTCATGAAGAATTTTTTGGGCCAGTGGCGCTGCTATTCAGGGTAGCGGATATTGATGAGGCGATCGCTATGGCTAACAATACATCATTTGGTTTGGGAGCCAGCGCTTGGACTAACGTAGAAGAGGAGCGCGATCGCTTAATTAATGAAATCGAAGCTGGAGCCGTCTTTATCAACGGCATGGTCAAATCCGATCCGCGTCTGCCATTTGGAGGTATCAAGCGTTCCGGATATGGACGCGAATTAAGTATCCAGGGTATTCACGAATTTGTCAATGTCAAAAGCGTTTGGGTGAAGTGA
- a CDS encoding response regulator yields the protein MELSHRSGTKFSIVGGQTCLDRGSQVLAVDDDEDNLLLVTYALEPLNCSIITAGDSQTALEKAQQYQPDLILLDILLFRSNGLDFLHQLRKDPKTMSIPVVAVTAMARPEDKERILMAGCNDYISKPYMLEDMEAMVCRYLKGTAALC from the coding sequence TTGGAACTTTCCCACCGTAGCGGAACAAAATTTTCCATCGTCGGCGGTCAGACCTGTCTGGATAGAGGTAGCCAGGTCTTGGCTGTCGATGATGATGAAGACAACTTGCTCCTAGTAACTTACGCTCTCGAACCGCTAAATTGCTCTATCATTACCGCTGGAGATAGTCAGACTGCTCTAGAAAAAGCACAACAGTACCAACCAGATTTGATTTTGTTAGATATTCTGCTTTTCCGCTCCAATGGTTTGGACTTTCTGCATCAACTTAGGAAAGATCCAAAAACCATGAGTATTCCAGTTGTGGCCGTTACTGCTATGGCAAGGCCAGAAGACAAAGAGCGAATTCTGATGGCAGGCTGCAATGACTACATCAGTAAGCCCTATATGCTGGAGGATATGGAAGCGATGGTTTGCCGTTATCTCAAGGGGACAGCGGCGCTTTGTTGA